One region of Chaetodon auriga isolate fChaAug3 chromosome 5, fChaAug3.hap1, whole genome shotgun sequence genomic DNA includes:
- the LOC143321499 gene encoding uncharacterized protein LOC143321499 isoform X4 has protein sequence MADKKLSGLSPPSLSSPSHQNGGIRGTTPKYSPPSQHNGSLEAGLGCSPSNTSTVPQPHSAPISKTSASTTPLRTLRTMGGLVTPVPGPGLEGSSTRPRGQSLSSALSSRTRTMMSRSKRRSSQQEEPEALLDLILECQGQRLEDQRASLSLLPDTGPASFCGACSPNQPTLPTLDFYYMLIHYQSDRMEDQRCSLPDLDDVVNSVPEGQEDFFSLIQRVQSRRMDEQRASLHTHTAGSSHHHHHHHHHHHHHH, from the exons ATGGCAGACAAAAAACTTTCAGGTTtatctcctccctccctgtcttcaCCTTCTCACCAGAATGGGGGGATCAGGGGGACTACACCCAAATACTCTCCACCCTCCCAGCACAATGGCAGTCTGGAGGCCGGACTAGGATGCAGTCCTAGCAACACCAGTACTGTTCCTCAGCCTCACTCCGCTCCCATCAGCAAGACCTCAGCTTCCACCACACCCCTCAGGACCCTCAGGACCATGGGAGGTCTTGTGACTCCTGTACCAGGTCCTGGGCTTGAAGGAAGCTCAACCAGGCCCAGGGGTCAGagtctcagctctgctctgagctCCAGGACCAGAACCATGATGTCGAGGAGCAAG CGTCGGAGCAGTCAGCAGGAGGAGCCAGAGGCATTGTTGGACCTGATCCTGGAGTGTCAGGGTCAGAGACTGGAGGACCAGAGAGCCAGCCTTAGTCTGCTGCCTGACACAGGGCCAGCATCATTTTGTGGGGCCTGCAGCCCCAACCAGCCCACCCTGCCTACTCTGGACTTCTACTACATGCTCATACATTACCAG tctgacAGGATGGAGGACCAGAGGTGTTCCCTTCCTGATCTGGATGATGTGGTTAATTCGGTTCCTGAAGGTCAGGAGGATTTCTTCAGTCTGATTCAGAGAGTTCAGTCCAGGAGGATGGACGAGCAGAGAGcctcacttcacacacacacagctggatcctcccaccaccaccaccaccaccaccaccaccaccatcatcatcactga
- the LOC143321499 gene encoding uncharacterized protein LOC143321499 isoform X3 gives MADKKLSGLSPPSLSSPSHQNGGIRGTTPKYSPPSQHNGSLEAGLGCSPSNTSTVPQPHSAPISKTSASTTPLRTLRTMGGLVTPVPGPGLEGSSTRPRGQSLSSALSSRTRTMMSRSKVTNRRSSQQEEPEALLDLILECQGQRLEDQRASLSLLPDTGPASFCGACSPNQPTLPTLDFYYMLIHYQSDRMEDQRCSLPDLDDVVNSVPEGQEDFFSLIQRVQSRRMDEQRASLHTHTAGSSHHHHHHHHHHHHHH, from the exons ATGGCAGACAAAAAACTTTCAGGTTtatctcctccctccctgtcttcaCCTTCTCACCAGAATGGGGGGATCAGGGGGACTACACCCAAATACTCTCCACCCTCCCAGCACAATGGCAGTCTGGAGGCCGGACTAGGATGCAGTCCTAGCAACACCAGTACTGTTCCTCAGCCTCACTCCGCTCCCATCAGCAAGACCTCAGCTTCCACCACACCCCTCAGGACCCTCAGGACCATGGGAGGTCTTGTGACTCCTGTACCAGGTCCTGGGCTTGAAGGAAGCTCAACCAGGCCCAGGGGTCAGagtctcagctctgctctgagctCCAGGACCAGAACCATGATGTCGAGGAGCAAGGTAACTAAT CGTCGGAGCAGTCAGCAGGAGGAGCCAGAGGCATTGTTGGACCTGATCCTGGAGTGTCAGGGTCAGAGACTGGAGGACCAGAGAGCCAGCCTTAGTCTGCTGCCTGACACAGGGCCAGCATCATTTTGTGGGGCCTGCAGCCCCAACCAGCCCACCCTGCCTACTCTGGACTTCTACTACATGCTCATACATTACCAG tctgacAGGATGGAGGACCAGAGGTGTTCCCTTCCTGATCTGGATGATGTGGTTAATTCGGTTCCTGAAGGTCAGGAGGATTTCTTCAGTCTGATTCAGAGAGTTCAGTCCAGGAGGATGGACGAGCAGAGAGcctcacttcacacacacacagctggatcctcccaccaccaccaccaccaccaccaccaccaccatcatcatcactga